A stretch of bacterium DNA encodes these proteins:
- a CDS encoding NAD(P)-dependent alcohol dehydrogenase: MQALRLVEWKSEPKLVEVDRPEPGPGELVVKIGGAGACHSDLHIMHDFDPETATWELPFTLGHENAGWVDAVGDGVTGIERGQPVAVYGPWGCGTCARCRPGMEMYCENPLEAPTPGGGGGIGVDGGMAEYMLVPDPRLLVPLPDGLDPARAAPLTDAGLTPYHAIRRSLPKLVPGSSVVVIGVGGLGHMAVQILRATTAAKIIAVDQRESALKLAQEHGADIALLANDATAEEIRSATGGLGADVVFDFVAVEATLGLAAAVARPLGDLTVVGLGGGALPVSFFTVPYEVSIQTTYWGSRPELVELLDLAARGLVGSRVTKFPLDQSVDAYRALHAGEIDGRAVVVPFESF, encoded by the coding sequence ATGCAGGCATTGAGACTCGTCGAGTGGAAGTCCGAACCGAAGCTGGTCGAGGTCGACAGGCCCGAGCCCGGCCCCGGCGAACTCGTCGTCAAGATCGGCGGAGCCGGTGCGTGCCACTCCGACCTCCACATCATGCACGACTTCGATCCCGAGACGGCCACCTGGGAGCTGCCCTTCACGCTCGGCCACGAGAACGCCGGCTGGGTCGATGCGGTGGGCGACGGCGTGACCGGCATCGAGCGCGGGCAGCCCGTCGCCGTCTACGGGCCCTGGGGCTGTGGAACCTGCGCGCGCTGCAGACCGGGGATGGAGATGTACTGCGAGAACCCGCTCGAAGCGCCGACGCCCGGAGGCGGAGGTGGCATCGGTGTCGACGGAGGCATGGCGGAGTACATGCTCGTGCCCGACCCGCGCTTGCTCGTGCCGTTGCCCGACGGACTGGATCCTGCCCGCGCGGCGCCGCTGACCGACGCCGGACTCACGCCCTATCACGCGATTCGACGCTCACTGCCGAAGCTGGTGCCGGGCTCGAGCGTCGTCGTGATCGGCGTCGGGGGTCTCGGGCACATGGCGGTGCAGATCCTCAGGGCGACGACGGCGGCGAAGATCATCGCGGTCGATCAACGCGAATCCGCGCTGAAGCTCGCGCAGGAGCACGGCGCGGACATCGCCCTGCTCGCGAACGACGCCACGGCCGAAGAGATCCGGTCTGCGACCGGGGGGCTCGGCGCCGACGTCGTGTTCGACTTCGTCGCCGTAGAGGCGACACTCGGTCTGGCCGCCGCCGTCGCGCGCCCACTCGGCGACCTGACGGTCGTGGGGCTCGGCGGCGGGGCGCTGCCCGTGTCGTTCTTCACCGTGCCCTACGAAGTCAGCATCCAGACGACCTATTGGGGATCGCGCCCCGAGCTCGTCGAGCTGCTCGATCTCGCGGCGCGCGGGCTCGTCGGATCCCGGGTCACGAAGTTTCCGCTCGATCAGAGCGTCGACGCCTATCGCGCCTTGCACGCCGGCGAGATCGACGGGCGCGCGGTCGTCGTGCCGTTCGAGAGCTTCTGA
- a CDS encoding ATP-binding protein, producing the protein MTRKTAERRVSDQLQQFTSALLNLSRSTTWHSGDRRRAFRELCEKASDALRVARVSVWLLDDSRSKLVCENLLDTRDQTHSSGAELRRSDYPIYFSALDDQRTIAAIDAANHPLTREFAADYLSELGIDSMLDAPIMMGGRSVGVICHEQVGRRRSWTRDEESFAASIGEFAALTLEAELRRSAEKVLQTREQELRIALKAAAMGTWSWSLSSNRVVCSEEVGEILGREYGWSPASHEEFFSIIHPSDRDRVAAEFGSVIRHPELQRFLTYRIMAPDGSIRWIETRGQLEQRSPSGGSDRLLGTMSDCTAYKKLEDQLHQAQRMEGIGQLAGGIAHDFNNLLTVITGFAQVLLDDSELGEDERGSAQMIADASERGAQLTRQLLAFARQQPLKVTRVDLATLVDGVSQLLERMVGDDVTIVIRAIDRPTARVDVGQVEQVLMNLCINARDAISGRGEIAITVSSHELSGSTVECPLPAGRYACIDVVDQGPGIPPEDLDRIFEPFFTTKPAGKGTGLGLSTCYGIARQLGGDIFVRSVPGEGTRFRVLLPEDDVDDVSDDDGVVASRKSGAGRLVLLVEDDEMVRLLNASVLEQAGYRVLTAADGDEAHAVMRAAGRPVDLVVADVVLPGRTGPSVLEELRKLQPSFRSLLVSGHVMDSSEEAEILKGDFLEKPFKPNDLLAMVGEILDR; encoded by the coding sequence ATGACCCGAAAGACCGCGGAACGGCGCGTGAGTGATCAGCTCCAGCAGTTCACGTCTGCGCTGTTGAATCTCTCTCGAAGCACGACGTGGCATTCGGGTGATCGGCGTCGCGCCTTTCGCGAGCTTTGTGAGAAGGCTTCGGATGCGCTCAGGGTCGCGCGAGTCAGCGTCTGGCTACTCGACGATTCCCGTTCGAAGCTCGTCTGCGAGAATCTCCTCGATACTCGGGACCAGACCCACTCGTCGGGTGCGGAGCTGAGACGGAGCGACTACCCGATCTACTTCTCCGCGCTCGATGACCAGCGCACGATTGCGGCGATCGACGCGGCGAATCACCCATTGACGCGCGAGTTCGCTGCCGACTATCTGTCGGAGTTGGGCATCGACTCGATGCTCGATGCGCCGATCATGATGGGCGGGCGCAGCGTCGGCGTGATCTGCCACGAACAGGTCGGGCGACGTCGAAGCTGGACACGCGATGAAGAGAGCTTCGCCGCATCGATCGGGGAGTTCGCGGCACTCACGTTGGAAGCTGAGCTCCGGCGAAGCGCTGAGAAGGTGCTTCAGACTCGTGAGCAGGAGCTGAGGATCGCGTTGAAGGCCGCGGCCATGGGGACCTGGTCCTGGTCGCTCAGTTCGAACCGGGTCGTCTGCAGCGAGGAGGTCGGGGAGATTCTCGGGCGCGAGTACGGGTGGAGCCCGGCGAGCCACGAAGAATTCTTCTCGATCATTCATCCGAGCGACCGGGATCGCGTTGCCGCGGAGTTCGGGAGCGTCATCCGCCATCCGGAGCTCCAGCGATTTCTTACCTATCGAATCATGGCTCCGGATGGCTCGATCCGATGGATCGAAACGCGCGGACAGCTCGAGCAGAGGTCGCCGAGCGGCGGTTCGGATCGCCTGCTTGGGACGATGAGCGACTGCACTGCGTACAAGAAGCTCGAGGACCAGCTGCACCAGGCCCAGAGGATGGAGGGCATCGGTCAGCTGGCAGGGGGAATCGCGCACGACTTCAACAATCTCTTGACCGTGATCACGGGATTCGCCCAGGTTCTGCTCGACGACTCGGAGCTGGGCGAAGACGAGCGAGGCTCGGCGCAGATGATCGCCGACGCATCGGAACGCGGCGCCCAGTTGACCCGACAGCTGCTCGCGTTCGCCCGCCAACAGCCTTTGAAGGTGACGCGCGTAGACCTCGCGACTCTGGTCGATGGCGTATCGCAGTTGCTCGAACGAATGGTGGGGGATGACGTGACGATCGTGATTCGCGCGATCGATCGTCCGACCGCTCGCGTCGACGTCGGTCAGGTCGAGCAGGTGTTGATGAATCTCTGTATCAACGCACGGGATGCGATCTCGGGACGAGGAGAGATCGCCATCACGGTGTCGTCGCACGAGCTGAGCGGATCGACGGTCGAGTGCCCCCTTCCGGCGGGACGCTACGCGTGCATCGACGTGGTCGACCAGGGGCCCGGAATTCCGCCCGAGGATCTCGATCGAATCTTCGAGCCGTTCTTCACGACCAAGCCGGCCGGAAAAGGGACGGGCCTCGGACTCTCGACCTGCTACGGAATCGCCAGACAGCTGGGCGGCGACATCTTCGTGCGCAGCGTCCCTGGCGAGGGCACCCGATTCCGCGTTCTCTTGCCCGAAGACGATGTGGATGACGTTTCCGACGACGATGGGGTGGTCGCCTCGCGGAAGTCGGGTGCGGGCAGACTCGTTCTCCTCGTCGAAGACGATGAGATGGTCCGTCTGCTGAACGCCTCGGTGCTGGAGCAAGCCGGCTACCGGGTTCTGACGGCCGCCGATGGTGACGAAGCCCATGCGGTGATGCGTGCGGCGGGTCGTCCCGTCGATCTCGTGGTCGCCGACGTCGTTCTTCCGGGTCGAACGGGCCCAAGCGTGCTCGAGGAGCTGCGAAAGCTTCAGCCCTCGTTCCGTTCGCTCCTCGTCTCCGGGCATGTGATGGATTCGAGCGAAGAAGCCGAGATCCTGAAGGGTGATTTTCTCGAGAAGCCCTTCAAGCCGAACGACCTCCTCGCGATGGTCGGTGAGATACTCGACCGCTAG
- a CDS encoding PEP-CTERM sorting domain-containing protein, which yields MTQPPRAARPEIRGRALGIFVIAALLMAPGVGSAALITLTFDDGAYDPTIVYPGGELHGPYDWIESNGIRAAGFWATDVGTPSAAFQLGHTHVQPNWSGRPDGRYERMHSWTDDLQGLNISLESGARFDVVSIDYSIRERISTVPDLKRLPWATGPDDAQILLSTEFDPTVADLESQWTAFAIDDYGLPYRPWFTLDVSGFDNVSSFYLSQTIAGLGIDTIVLDVHSVTPVPEPSTALLIGLGLAGLSRRASRPVPEAALGLRDRHRR from the coding sequence ATGACTCAGCCCCCCCGAGCCGCTCGCCCGGAGATTCGTGGACGTGCCCTGGGAATCTTCGTGATCGCCGCCCTCCTGATGGCGCCTGGCGTCGGAAGTGCCGCCTTGATCACCCTCACCTTCGACGATGGCGCCTACGATCCGACGATCGTCTACCCGGGCGGAGAGCTGCACGGCCCCTACGACTGGATCGAGTCGAACGGGATCCGGGCGGCCGGATTCTGGGCGACGGACGTGGGTACGCCGAGCGCCGCGTTCCAGCTCGGGCATACGCACGTGCAGCCGAACTGGTCCGGACGACCGGATGGCCGATACGAGCGGATGCACTCCTGGACCGACGACCTGCAGGGGCTCAACATCTCCCTCGAGAGCGGGGCGCGCTTCGACGTCGTGTCGATCGACTACTCGATTCGGGAAAGGATCTCGACGGTGCCCGATCTCAAGCGGCTTCCCTGGGCGACGGGCCCCGACGACGCCCAGATCCTGTTGAGCACCGAATTCGATCCGACCGTCGCGGACCTCGAGAGTCAGTGGACCGCCTTCGCCATCGACGACTACGGGTTGCCCTACAGGCCCTGGTTCACCCTGGACGTCTCGGGCTTCGACAACGTTTCGAGCTTCTATCTTTCGCAGACCATCGCGGGCCTCGGAATCGACACCATCGTGCTCGACGTGCACAGCGTCACGCCCGTCCCCGAGCCCTCCACGGCGCTGCTGATCGGCCTCGGGCTGGCGGGACTCTCGCGCCGGGCCTCTCGGCCCGTTCCGGAGGCGGCGCTCGGCCTCCGGGATCGACACCGTCGGTAG
- a CDS encoding amidohydrolase produces the protein MIDALPDRLLLDSLATLRRTLHDVPEPAGHEALTAQIIANFLSVYAPDELLLGLGGHGVAAVFESGEEGPTLVVRCELDALAVEPDGSAEPLAKRSAAHRCGHDGHMSIVAGLAPILRYSPPAKGRVVLLFQPAEETGEGALRIVDDARFETLRPDAVLGFHNLPGHPLGSVVVREGLFTRASTGVRVRLDGIPGHAAQPELARPPTLAVADLLLGLSQVAASLDGGRIVTVTHASLGRPSFGLSPGHAEVLATLRAEDDASLRPLKRTVEELVVSVASEHELSHALSWHESFPACRNDPGLTRVLADCARARGVDVRTADAPFAWSEDFGVYSLRWPSVYFGLGAGMEAAALHHDDYRFPDECLSIGLGLLTRTIARLSSETRFADAMPPVTSPSRPAALRTGGS, from the coding sequence ATGATCGACGCGCTCCCCGACCGACTGCTGCTGGACTCCCTCGCGACCCTTCGACGCACCCTCCACGACGTGCCCGAGCCCGCCGGTCACGAGGCGCTCACCGCGCAGATCATCGCGAACTTCCTTTCGGTCTACGCGCCGGACGAGCTCCTGCTCGGTCTAGGGGGGCATGGTGTCGCCGCGGTGTTCGAGAGCGGAGAAGAGGGCCCGACCCTCGTCGTTCGCTGCGAACTCGACGCCCTTGCGGTCGAGCCGGACGGGAGCGCGGAACCACTCGCGAAGCGATCCGCTGCGCACCGCTGTGGACATGACGGGCACATGTCGATCGTCGCCGGCCTCGCTCCGATCCTTCGGTACTCGCCGCCGGCGAAGGGGCGCGTCGTGCTGCTCTTCCAGCCCGCCGAAGAGACCGGCGAAGGCGCGTTGCGAATCGTCGACGATGCGCGGTTCGAGACCCTGCGGCCCGATGCGGTCCTCGGCTTCCACAACCTGCCGGGGCATCCGCTCGGGTCGGTCGTCGTCAGGGAAGGACTCTTCACGCGCGCCTCCACGGGCGTACGCGTGCGACTCGACGGCATCCCGGGGCACGCGGCGCAGCCGGAGCTCGCGCGCCCGCCGACCCTCGCCGTCGCCGATCTGCTCCTCGGTCTCTCGCAGGTCGCAGCGAGCCTCGACGGAGGTCGCATCGTCACGGTCACTCACGCCTCGCTCGGACGTCCGTCGTTCGGTCTCTCGCCGGGGCATGCCGAGGTGCTCGCGACGCTGCGCGCGGAAGACGACGCCTCGCTTCGGCCGTTGAAGCGCACCGTCGAGGAGCTCGTGGTCTCGGTCGCGAGCGAACACGAACTCAGTCACGCGCTCAGCTGGCACGAGTCGTTCCCGGCTTGCCGCAACGACCCGGGCCTCACGCGCGTGTTGGCCGACTGCGCTCGCGCGCGGGGGGTCGACGTCCGGACCGCGGACGCGCCGTTCGCCTGGTCCGAGGACTTCGGCGTCTATTCCCTGCGATGGCCGTCCGTGTACTTCGGACTCGGAGCCGGCATGGAAGCCGCAGCGTTGCACCACGACGACTACCGCTTTCCGGACGAGTGCCTCTCCATTGGACTCGGTCTTCTGACACGAACGATCGCGCGGCTCTCGTCGGAGACGCGGTTCGCGGACGCGATGCCCCCGGTCACGTCGCCGTCGCGTCCTGCCGCGCTTCGTACGGGGGGCAGCTGA
- a CDS encoding dicarboxylate/amino acid:cation symporter: MAAGALLGGVFGWVAPERAAQVGILGELWLLPLRMTVIPLIVFSVVHGVSSIGDSGRLGRLGSATAIYYLGTTACAIGLGVVAVTVIAPGEGVDLLGAATPDVATSAAGRTDWQDVLRNLLSPNLVASATAGDLVPLILFALAFGIALSMIGDRGRPVSELVEGVFAAILKMVHGIILLGPIGVFGLVAARLGAAGGSEGIVALLTGLGWFTLTVVGGLAIHGILTLGLVLTLVARRDPFAYARDLGTPLTTAFATASSSATLPLTLDAVEEAGVDANVSRFVLPLGATVNMDGSALYEAVAAVFIAQAVGVDLDAGAMVALFVTATLSTIGAAGIPEAGLVTMVVVLEAVGLPLEGLGLLLAIDWLIDRFRTAVNVWGDAVGAAAVGAVVGDAGER; the protein is encoded by the coding sequence ATGGCGGCCGGTGCTCTGCTCGGCGGCGTCTTCGGATGGGTCGCGCCCGAGCGGGCGGCGCAGGTCGGAATCCTCGGCGAACTGTGGCTGCTGCCGCTCCGGATGACGGTGATCCCGCTGATCGTCTTCTCCGTGGTGCACGGCGTCTCCTCGATCGGAGACTCGGGGCGTCTCGGCCGTCTGGGCTCCGCGACCGCCATCTACTATCTCGGGACGACCGCGTGTGCGATCGGACTCGGCGTGGTCGCCGTGACCGTGATCGCGCCCGGCGAGGGCGTCGACCTGTTGGGTGCGGCGACGCCGGACGTGGCTACCTCCGCGGCGGGTCGCACGGATTGGCAGGACGTCCTGCGCAATCTGCTCTCGCCCAACCTCGTCGCTTCGGCGACGGCGGGCGACCTCGTTCCGCTGATCCTCTTCGCGCTCGCGTTCGGGATCGCGCTCTCGATGATCGGCGATCGTGGTCGACCCGTCTCCGAGCTGGTGGAGGGCGTGTTCGCCGCGATCCTCAAGATGGTCCACGGAATCATCCTGCTCGGACCGATCGGCGTGTTCGGCCTAGTGGCCGCGCGACTCGGCGCAGCCGGCGGGAGCGAGGGAATCGTCGCGCTGCTGACCGGGCTCGGGTGGTTCACCTTGACCGTCGTCGGCGGGCTCGCGATCCATGGCATTCTCACGCTGGGCCTCGTGCTCACACTCGTCGCTCGACGCGATCCGTTCGCCTACGCGCGCGATCTGGGCACGCCGCTCACGACGGCGTTCGCCACGGCGAGCTCCTCGGCGACGCTCCCACTCACGCTCGACGCCGTGGAGGAAGCGGGCGTCGACGCGAACGTCAGCCGGTTCGTGCTTCCGCTCGGCGCGACGGTCAACATGGACGGATCCGCGCTCTACGAGGCGGTCGCCGCGGTCTTCATCGCCCAGGCCGTGGGTGTCGACCTCGACGCGGGCGCGATGGTGGCCCTCTTCGTGACGGCGACGCTCTCGACGATCGGCGCCGCGGGCATTCCCGAGGCCGGTCTCGTCACGATGGTCGTCGTCCTCGAGGCCGTCGGTCTCCCGCTCGAGGGCCTCGGGCTCCTGCTCGCGATCGACTGGCTGATCGATCGCTTCCGCACCGCGGTGAACGTCTGGGGGGATGCCGTCGGCGCGGCCGCGGTCGGCGCCGTGGTGGGCGATGCGGGAGAGCGCTGA
- a CDS encoding ATP-grasp domain-containing protein, translating into MSESSTDRRPIALLGYSVETMEAATELDVPFIAVVPEPFVDQLEKDGIPVESWDFGLRNEESGRLAERLSERGASVAVPLYEETVEWAGAVNGVLREDPRSFQRSLLFRDKAMMKRNAQLNGIRVGVFEEIASRDDALQFFRRVNRAMLRTHEDVSDPVHVKPLNAAGSVGHVVIGSEDDVAALPDDAFPCLAESHISGQEFSVEAFVHRGRIRFMNITEYVHLGYSQIVPASPDLDRYRDRIEAAVEKLIRAFQVEYGVIHPEYFVDADGDLNFGEVAARVPGGHIFDLISEAHGFNAYGAYVLCARPETTEEELDRFFPPAPEATRYSANLMVYPRQERVHELDMPSALLEHPCFERHDMFEPATSKVAERIGFGNHYGTIFFSGEDPKVLRELVEHYEEYDFYV; encoded by the coding sequence ATGTCTGAGTCATCGACCGATCGGCGTCCGATCGCGCTCCTCGGCTACAGCGTCGAAACGATGGAAGCGGCCACCGAGCTCGACGTTCCCTTCATTGCCGTCGTCCCGGAGCCTTTCGTCGACCAGCTGGAGAAGGACGGGATCCCCGTGGAGTCCTGGGACTTCGGGCTCCGCAACGAAGAGTCGGGCCGACTCGCAGAGCGGCTCTCCGAGCGCGGTGCGAGCGTCGCGGTTCCGCTCTACGAGGAAACCGTCGAATGGGCGGGGGCCGTGAACGGCGTCCTGCGGGAAGATCCGCGCTCGTTCCAGCGGTCGCTCCTCTTCCGCGACAAGGCGATGATGAAGCGGAACGCGCAGCTGAACGGCATTCGCGTCGGTGTCTTCGAGGAGATCGCGTCGCGCGACGACGCGCTGCAATTCTTCCGCCGCGTGAACCGGGCGATGTTGCGGACCCACGAGGACGTCTCGGACCCCGTGCACGTGAAGCCGCTCAACGCGGCGGGCAGCGTCGGTCATGTCGTGATCGGTTCGGAGGACGACGTCGCGGCGCTTCCCGACGACGCCTTTCCGTGCCTCGCGGAGAGCCACATCTCCGGACAGGAGTTCTCGGTCGAGGCCTTCGTCCACCGCGGCCGGATTCGCTTCATGAACATCACGGAGTACGTCCATCTCGGCTACTCGCAGATCGTTCCCGCGTCGCCCGATCTAGATCGATACCGCGATCGGATCGAGGCGGCCGTCGAGAAGCTGATTCGCGCGTTCCAGGTCGAGTACGGCGTGATTCATCCCGAGTACTTCGTCGACGCCGACGGCGATCTGAACTTCGGCGAGGTCGCTGCGCGCGTCCCCGGTGGACACATCTTCGACCTGATCAGCGAAGCACACGGCTTCAACGCCTACGGAGCGTATGTGCTCTGTGCGCGCCCGGAGACGACGGAAGAGGAGCTCGACCGCTTCTTCCCGCCGGCCCCCGAGGCCACGAGGTACTCGGCCAACCTGATGGTCTACCCCCGGCAGGAGCGCGTCCATGAGCTCGACATGCCGTCGGCTCTGCTCGAGCACCCCTGCTTCGAGCGCCACGACATGTTCGAACCCGCGACCAGCAAGGTCGCCGAACGGATCGGATTCGGAAATCACTATGGAACGATCTTCTTTTCAGGAGAGGATCCGAAGGTCCTTCGCGAGCTGGTGGAACACTACGAGGAGTACGACTTCTATGTCTGA
- a CDS encoding GNAT family N-acetyltransferase, which translates to MTVRRATRAEMPIAADILRSTADWYRPFLEPEDMSEHDVGPEWIEENFDRRDFFLGWSGGDPVGVLSTQEAGDWLYLGYVYVYEHETGRRFGPQLLDHAAECARRQGKRGLVLIAHPEATWATRAYTRFGFERIATKRDEVLDWHDGWLAPYYEEGFELYGLAVEPADDREARSASAPRSWAIAEHSRAADLSARRAAGLSQREEVSNHV; encoded by the coding sequence ATGACCGTACGCCGCGCTACGCGGGCGGAGATGCCGATCGCGGCGGACATCCTGCGCTCGACCGCCGACTGGTACCGCCCTTTCCTCGAGCCCGAGGACATGTCCGAGCACGACGTCGGTCCGGAGTGGATCGAAGAGAATTTCGACCGGCGAGATTTTTTTCTCGGCTGGTCCGGCGGCGACCCCGTCGGCGTGCTGTCCACGCAGGAAGCCGGGGACTGGCTCTACCTGGGGTACGTCTACGTCTATGAGCACGAGACCGGACGCAGGTTCGGCCCTCAGCTGCTCGATCACGCGGCCGAGTGCGCCCGACGCCAGGGCAAACGTGGCCTCGTGCTGATCGCGCATCCCGAGGCGACGTGGGCGACCCGCGCCTACACCCGCTTCGGCTTCGAGCGGATCGCCACGAAACGCGACGAGGTGCTCGATTGGCACGACGGTTGGCTCGCTCCCTACTACGAGGAGGGCTTCGAACTCTACGGGCTCGCCGTCGAGCCGGCCGACGACAGGGAGGCCCGTTCCGCCTCGGCTCCGCGCAGCTGGGCGATCGCGGAGCACTCGCGCGCCGCGGACCTGTCCGCACGACGCGCCGCGGGCCTTTCCCAGCGAGAGGAGGTCTCGAATCATGTCTGA
- a CDS encoding GNAT family N-acetyltransferase, which yields MSRLESMIPDTSIVLRAGRRDDAASISALLRATAGNCVPEPEAWIRTHAHRFLVATPSDTKTVVAAAALLPAEDGALSLRSVAVAREFRGRGLARAVLEPLLCDELARSIDVWCRTTQPAFFERYGFRPVSRHRGFDGRERIRMKRAAFAPTASDAVVDGAPSPPIPSPSPRIPSPETKEN from the coding sequence ATGAGTCGGCTCGAATCGATGATCCCAGACACCTCGATCGTCTTGCGAGCGGGGCGTCGCGACGACGCCGCGTCCATCTCGGCGTTGCTGCGCGCAACCGCGGGCAACTGCGTCCCGGAGCCGGAGGCGTGGATTCGTACCCACGCCCACCGATTCCTGGTCGCGACGCCGTCGGACACGAAGACCGTCGTCGCTGCTGCTGCGCTCCTTCCCGCGGAGGACGGCGCGCTGTCGTTGCGATCCGTCGCCGTCGCGCGCGAGTTTCGCGGCCGCGGGTTGGCACGTGCGGTCCTCGAGCCGCTCCTCTGCGACGAACTCGCCCGCTCGATCGACGTGTGGTGCCGCACGACGCAGCCCGCCTTCTTCGAGCGATACGGATTCCGGCCCGTGAGTCGACATCGCGGCTTCGACGGTCGCGAGCGGATTCGCATGAAGCGTGCGGCGTTCGCTCCGACGGCTTCGGACGCTGTCGTCGACGGCGCTCCGTCTCCCCCGATCCCTTCCCCGTCCCCCCGAATACCGAGTCCCGAAACCAAGGAGAACTGA